ACTCCAAGAAGTCCAAATCACATTTTTTGAGGGAGAGTGGGTGGGTGGGGTGAGTCAATCACATATCCATATAACCTTCAAGTTAAATAGTTGCATTTCACACCTCATATCCCTCGCATCTGATGCACAATTTGGAACCTAGAACCACAGAAATTGCACTTAATGCACCTTCTCTTGATTTCTCTCACCTTGGGTACTAGGTGCATGGTTCGTTTGGTTTGTGAATAGGTTCACAGTTTGTTAATTAAAAGTTGGGTACCTTAGGGGTAAACCTCTTCTGTTCGTGAATCAGGAAATGTGTTGCGGATTGGGGATGGGGTTCTCAATTCAGAATTATGTCTGATGAAATAGTAAACATGATGGTAGAATGTATGGATATTCAAACACAAGTGATCAGCAGCCCCATAGATCCTAGGAAGGCCATGTATGTATTAAGAAAGGAACTGAAAAATGTATAATTCAAACATACATGGCCAGCGAACCTTGATCAAGCCAGCCCAATCAGGCCCATCATGCCTTCTGCTGTTTCGCTCCAGTTCCACTCCCCCGCTGCCACGGGCAGTGTTCAACAAGGCGTTGTTCCGCGCCCGCCTAGGTGCGCTTATGAGCTGGGCGGCAGGGTACTGCCTCGCCCAGGGGGTAGGCGGTACTTAGGCTGAGCCAGCTTGTCAGTGGCGAAAGAAGGGTCAGCTGTGGTGGCTGTCGTGCAGATCTGCCCAGGCAGCATGCGTGGCGAGGCAGGGATGTCGGGTgccggcgaggaaggagggaaAATCgagcggaagcggcggcggaggaggtgagaGGAGGTGATGTCGGGCGGCGGctgaggaggcggtggcggcggggtcggGGGTGACGGCGCTCGGTCCTGGCGGGTCGTGAGGATGAGGGTGACCGAGGGAGGGTGACAGGCGAACTGATAAAGTGGGGGAAGGGTACTGGCTGTTCCGActtgggcttgggctgctcTAATGGGCCTTTCTGTCCAATGCTTGGCCCATTAATCTTTTTTGAAGTGTATGTACATATTAAGCAGTGCCTAGGAAACACCTAAGCTCTAGGCGGAGGGTCACTGCCTGGAGAGTGCCTAGCGACTTGTTGAACGTTGGCCACGAGCACACAACATGCTCCCATGTCCCACATCCCCAACACACAGCCATCAATCTTGTTGGTAATCACTATCCAGGCCACAGTGAAAACCACTGCAATGGAGTTGGGATAATGATGTCCATCACAACAACGACACAATGGACACAAATACCGCAATTGGATGCTGCATATACCATTGCATGGTGTTGTCACTGCGACCTTGATCTGCTGCAGATGGTTGCAGATGGCATGCATAACTGCCTCTTTCAATTATCCCTACCTTGTTTTTGTTTCCTTGTCATTTGATGTGTTTGCTACTCTGCCACTCTGGTGAAAATCAGTTACATGAGTACCACTTTGAATCACAGTAAGCAGCTTCTTGGTGTGATTCTGGTTTAGTGTGGCTGGGTGTGGGTTTGCAAGGGCtcttcccccttttttttcttcttaatataatgatacACAGATCTCCTGTGTGTTTGAGAGGGAAAAAAGATCACCCTGTTACATCCTAAAGCCTTCATACACTATCACCAACATGAGAATTAGCCTATATAGTAGTGCATGTTGGTGGGGATATGTGACATTGTTGGTGCCTTATCTGTGAGTTGTAGCCTTATTCTACACTATTGAATATCCCTAGGTATGAGTTTACAATAAGATAAAATATTTGAGTGTTAAATGCAATTTCGATTTCTTTTGTACGGTATGGGAGACGCCATAAAACCATTAGTATAATCTAGAAGGCACTTGACTAGTCTTTAAACTAACGATGTTTTGTTTCTGGTAAAAGATTACATGGCTAGGTCTGTGTCGCAGTATATGAGGTTGCTATCCTTTGTTTGCCAAAGGATTGTGCTTCAGTGTTCTGATAGTAGTGTTTCTTGAAAAATGCATGTTTTTGTAGTTGTGGCTTTTTGTTAGCAACAGGTTTCATGCTATATCAGCTTGTTCTAATGTTTAGAGTTATGACATGTTTGGTTACTTATAGGCCGTGACTGAGATCTGCATTTCTACTGAAGATGGGCACTTGGTTTTGAAAAGTGGTGACGAGCCCTGAGTTCACTATGATATACCTTTTGAAGGTCCAAGATGGACTTCTTTACCGGACAGGTATGCTTACTTCTATATAGATATAGAAATTCTAGTTCTTAACCAATTTAATCTTGACAAAAGATGAGTAGGATGGTAATGAACCATGTCATAGAAATATGTTACCTGAATCTGTAATATTGACGACCATTTGACCTAATTTCTTTCGCCATAAAATGGAAGCGAGACCTTACCTGAACATGGTGTCAATACTTAtggtttttttattatgaaatgGAAGGGAGGTATCACCTGATGAGCTCTGGCAATATAGTGAACGTTTTTACAATGTCATCAGGATAAGGTGACCAGCAAATCATACAATGTTCAAAAAGGCGCTAGGCGCTATCTAGGCTGTGACCCACCGCCTAGAGCCTAGGCGGGACTAATCGGGACTAGGCTTTTCAACTTTCAAGGCATTTTTCTAGGCGGtgccatatacatacatatacctTGCCATACACATCATATGCCtctaaaagaaagaaaagcagAGAACTAGTAGGCCTTAAGTCAAACAGTAGGCCCATCAAAGCAGCCCAAAGGCCCACCTCGGCACCTCCCCACCTtatctcccctctcctcctcgggAACGCCTCGTCTCCTCTTGTCCGACCCTGCCTCCTCTGCCTCCTTTGCGCCTGTGCGGCCACccttcctccacctcctccgagcctgctcctcctccactgcGCACCTTCCCCTActtcctccgccgctgcccgtCCCCTgcttccctcctcctccgcctgtcACCTGCCTTCTCCTCGTGACCTCCTCCGCTGCCCATCCCTGCCTCCGCCTGCCGCCTCCGGCCGTGCCAGCGGCCCGCCTCCTCCCGGCCACGCCTATCCTCTGCCTACCCCCTTAGGCGAGGCGGCACCCCTCCTCCTAGCGCATAAGCACACGCCTAGGGGAGCGCCTAGCAATGCCTTTTTGAACATTGAAATAATACAAGAACCAGATTTTTACCAGTGAGTACATGCAGCTACAATTGAACAACTGGAAACATGTGTTCGCTGATCTAGCTAGTATGTGTAGGTGTTGTGtttaaaaaattgtaggaacaAAATCATTGCAGCTGGTGggacaattaagatatggatgtGGTTATGTGAACCTCTGATGTCTCTAACCCTTGTTACCTGGACCACTAGGCCAGCACTTATGTGTTAGGTGACATGCTGGCTACAAATGGTGACTACAGTGGCATGCTTGGCTGCAGATAAAACTGGCTATAGCCACTATCTATAAAATTTGTAGCGGTGCTGCTGAAAATAAGCGAGAAATTAAATGAGCAATAATAGTGCTTGTAGAATAGAGAGCATTTTATTTGTTTAGTCAATAACTGATTAATTTAGCCCATAAAATAATAACTACAACACAAAGAACAGCAATGAAACCTAACTTTGGAGTGCCATAAGAATCTACTCTACACACCACTGGACTTGTCATCAAGATTTCATGTATTTGAGTTGATATGGTTGAGTTGATGGCTTCAAGAGCTAGGTTATAGGATGACAACTTTCAGTAACGAGCTCTTGGGCATCCATCTTGATCATGGCACTCAGGCCATGCTAGTAAAAGCCTTGATGTCAGTCTTTGAAGATGAGAAAGCAAGTAGTCATGATCTGAAACATGATAGCTCAGTCCTCAATTATGATCAAGAACAAAGCAGGTAGTTGGGCGTCAGATTGAAGGCCTGAACACTGATAGGAATGAGCATCTCATCTATTGCCATGCCCAAAGGGGCAGATGAAGATATACAAAGTGCAGATAGCACCCTAGActagtatatgtatatatagataTACAAAGTGCAGGTAGCTATCTACCATAGACTATATAATGAAGAGGACCAACATCCGACATCAAGAACTTATCACTGTGGTGTTTCTTCACGAATTCAATGAACTAAGAATCATCACCTATGATGATCATCTCACCAACATAGAGAAGCAGCGTGCAATCACAAGGGTAAGAGTGAACAAAGAGAGGAGGATCATTGTCATTAGATGTAAAACCAGCATCAATGACAACAGAGGGGAAGTGCTCAAATCAGGTTGAGGAGCCTGTTTGAGGCCACAAAGAGAGCGTCATGGTCACTAGGTGTAAAACTAGCATCAGCGACACCAGAGGAGAAGTGCTCAAACCAGGCTCGAGGAGCCTGTTTGAGGCCATAAAGAGAGCGACATAGGTGGCAAACCATACTAATTGGGACAATATACCTTGGAGGTACCTAAACCTCCTAACTCAATTCTCCACTGAGAAAGACATTCTTGACATCAAGCTAGAAGATGGACCCATGTTGAATAGAAGCAGCATCGAGAAGAGTTTGGACAGTGGTCACATGGGCAacaggagcaaaagtttcatcaTAATCACAACCGTGTTCCTGTTGAAAGCAACGCGCTAGCCTTATAGCGCTCAAGTGAGCCATTAGATCGAGTCTTGATCTTATAGATGCCAAGTACTAGTGCGCTCCATAGCAGCAATCTCCTCAACCGTGGCATGCTGCCAATCCGGATGAATAACAACCTCTCGGTAGGTGGTCGGCTCACCAAGAGCAACAACGGTGAAGCCATAGCCCTTCGGAGGACGTAGAGCACCACGATCACAAAGATCATACGAAGACGGCCACGCTGGAGGAGGTCCAAGGAGCGAGGAAGAAGACTTGAGAGAAGATGGAGGTGGAGACCTTGTGCGTTGACTGTAGATCTCGGTGAACTCATGAGCATGCATCTCCATGGGAGAAGGCCTAAGGAGTGACGAAGAAGACTCAGGAGATGGCACATCTAGTGGAGGTAGCGATAGTCCTTATGCTTCATACTGTACCAAATAAAAACACATTCAATTGATTGTGTAGTTAGCTTGGTGCGCTCACGTGGAGGAAGAACAAAGTAGGCACACGAGAAACACCGGAAGTGATTGTAGCATGGAGGATGACCAAAGAGACGCTTGTAGTGAGTACACCCTCAAAGAAGAGGGCTGCCTGTTAATGcaaagagttaaatacaccagcggccctcgaacttgtccccaggtgccacttaggtccacgaactcgcaaaatcgaaatctggctccctgaacttgttaagttgtgccacttaggtccatacccTTTCAAAGgtcatgaatatatgcaaaaaggcCCTTGAGTTTTATCGTCTTCTATCTTCACATCCTTGAGGGATAGAAGGCCAGCCCCCATGGCGCTCGCGACCGGcgccctccctgctccctctccGCGCGGAGGCACGACGCGGGCCGGCCGTCggcgctcctccccctccctcgccggcgctcccTCACTCATCGCCGGGGCcggtcctccccctccctcgccggcgactgGATCGGGGCGCCGCCGACCCtctgccccctccctccctcagccccctccctccctctccgcccaCCCTCGCCGACGCCGTATCTGGAgtggcgcgcggccggcccctcctcctttccttccatggcaggcggccggatccggaggcgccacggccgcgccccctccctgctccctctccGCGCGGAGGCACGACGCGGGCCGGCCGTCggcgctcctccccctccctcgccggcgctcccTCACTCATCGCCGGGGCcggtcctccccctccctcgccggcgactgGATCGGGGCGCCGCCGACCCtctgccccctccctccctcagccccctccctccctctccgcccaCCCTCGCCGACGCCGGATCTGGAgtggcgcgcggccggcccctcctcctttccttccatggcaggcggccggatccggaggcgccacggccgcgccccctccctgctccctctccGCGTGGAGGCACGACGCGGGCCGGCCGTCggcgctcctccccctccctcgccggcgctcccTCACTCATCGCCGGGGCcggtcctccccctccctcgccggcgactgGATCGGGGCGCCGCCGACCCtctgccccctccctccctcagccccctccctccctctccgcccaCCCTCGCCGACGCCGGATCTGGAgtggcgcgcggccggcccctcctcctttccttccATGGCAGGCGGCCGGATCCGGAGGCGCCACCTCTCTGCTCCCTCCGCCGGTGACCGGAGCTCGGCGCGCGTGAGTGCGGGCGGGCCTGCGCGAGCTCGGCTGCTTGGCGGTGGGGCAgctgcggcgggcggaggccacACGACGCGCGGCGTGttgccctcctcctccggcgcgcgTCCATGGcagagcggcgcggcgcgcgggaggcCGGTCGGCTGCGGATGCTCGCCGGCAGCAGGCTGGGCGCAGGCAGGGCCCTGGCCCCAGCCTCCCGCGGTggctgctcggcggcggcgtggctgtaGGGCAGGTGATGGGGCGGCGCCGCTCTGGACGTCGGGGCGGGAGTGGTTGCCGGCGGTAGGAGCAGCGTGGCGGATTGAGAAAGAGGTGAAAGAGATGAGGAGGATCTACATATAGAAGATGATAAAATTCAAGggcttttttgcatatattcatgccacgTGGCGCCACATCAAGtggtatggacctaagtggcacaacttaacaagttcagggtgccagatttcgattttgcaagttcgtggacctaagtggcacctcgggacaagttcgaggaccgctggtgtatttaactctaaTGCAAAAGACAGTTGCAGAAACAGCATCAGCCCAGAAGTgaggtggaagcttagaggaaAATAGGAGGGCACGAGAAGTCTCTAGAATTTTTAGAAAGAGTATCCTCATTAGCAAGAAAACGTCGATGTGCCTTAGAATGTACACTTCGGCGGAATCAGCTCGGAAAGCAATGGGAAAATCAAACTGGGTGTGAATCATAGTAGCAAACTGCTGGTAGATAGACAAGAACTACTCACGAGATGACATAAGATAGATCCAACTAAATCTAGAATAATCGATAAATATGATATATTAGAGTGATCACTTTTTGATGGGAAGAGAGCACAGCCCTTACACTGTTACACAGAATCACTATAAGGTTTGCCAAGCTTGCAAATCGCATAGTGAAGAATCTCGTCATCAAAAATAGTACCTAAAACACCACTACCAACACGAGTAGAAATCCTCAAATCAGAGATATGCTCGAAACGATGGTGCCACTGAGCAAAAGTAGTAGTGGAAGTAGTTGACACGACTGTAGGAAAATTGGATGCTTGACTAGTCAGAGTGGTCAAAGGAAGACGCAGCCAGTCAAGCTCCCATGGGCATTGAGAGTCATGACACCGAGGCCTAGCCCTCACCAGAAGCCCTGTATGGAGATCCTGAACATGGGAACAGTCAAACTCGAATGATGCGACGGCCATGATCAGTGATCTGACCAACCGGTTAGATCGGCTGCATGGTCAgctgaggaaaatgagacaatAGGAACATGAAAAGAATATGTGGAAAGAACACCTCGACCAGAAACTGGAAGAGAGGTGCCATCAGCTGTCTGAACAATAGGTCGATCAACACGAGACACAAATTGGAATCTAAAGTCATATGGAAAGACACACTAGAGTCAAGGAACCACTTAGATACTACACTTGacggaggtggtggcggtgggGAACCAGAAGCCTGAGCATTAGTGCTAGAGGTTGAAGAAGTATTGGCATTGAGACGATGAAACTGTGAAGATCTCTTGCTGCAAAGCAAAAACTTAGCGAGCGGTACTGGACCATTGGACTCTCCTAGATGAGCCTAAGCCTTATTATCACACTATTTCTTATGACATACACCTCAGTGTGGCAAGCCTTACCACAGTAGTGACACATGACGGATGTCAGAGGGAGTAGCCCCTGTCGTCGAGGATAGTGGCAGCTGTGGTTGAGAAGGGACAATGGGCAAAAGGGGAGCTTGAGCAGCAAAAACAAAAGAGGATTGTGGAGCCATGCTCATGCAAATGTAAACATCCAAAAAAACCAAAAAAGCTGCTAATACTTCAATATCAAAGAACATCATCGCATTAACAGCAGTTCAACGAGGTACACATTCTCAACCATATAAATAGCCTCCTAGCACATGGATAGCCTCCCAATCCCAGATCGACCCGTATAAATAGACGATTCTCAACCATAATCGATAGATTGACATAGGCAAATGACTTGCCCTTCAATTCGAGCAAGTTCCCCAAAATTTTCGTTGATTTCTCGAACAAAACCAAaactttcccaaaaaaaaaaccgaTCTTGCACACATACACAAGAAGATGC
The Panicum virgatum strain AP13 chromosome 6N, P.virgatum_v5, whole genome shotgun sequence genome window above contains:
- the LOC120678039 gene encoding translation initiation factor IF-2-like: MAVASFEFDCSHVQDLHTGLLILLISFTSFSIRHAAPTAGNHSRPDVQSGAAPSPALQPRRRRAATAGGWGQGPACAQPAAGEHPQPTGLPRAAPLCHGRAPEEEGNTPRVVWPPPAAAAPPPSSRARAGPPALTRAELRSPAEGAERWRLRIRPPAMEGKEEGPAARHSRSGVGEGGRRGREGAEGGRGQRVGGAPIQSPAREGEDRPRR